A single window of Streptomyces sp. NBC_00464 DNA harbors:
- a CDS encoding DNA primase — protein sequence MEKENVVCAWCPEPLKASRSHRARFCSTRCRMASHRASKNNPFPIELTTRDRWIRRSPTKVPLTVRDMPASSTDPRTWSSYKDASASSAGVGLGFVLSDVDDIACIDLDHCLNPLTGRLAPWAAAIVRDAGTTYVEVSPSGDGLHIWGRADVRQGRRIRRPDGTAVEIYGTGRYIAMTGRRHGSSPSILADLSAVVTKLTA from the coding sequence ATGGAGAAGGAGAACGTAGTCTGCGCCTGGTGCCCGGAGCCGCTGAAGGCCAGCCGCTCGCACCGCGCACGCTTCTGCTCCACTCGTTGCCGCATGGCGTCGCACCGCGCATCCAAGAACAACCCGTTCCCCATCGAGCTGACGACCCGCGACAGGTGGATCCGACGCTCACCCACGAAGGTCCCGCTGACGGTCCGCGACATGCCGGCCTCCAGCACCGACCCGCGGACGTGGAGCAGCTACAAGGACGCCTCCGCCTCGTCGGCCGGCGTCGGTCTGGGCTTCGTGCTGAGCGACGTCGACGACATCGCGTGCATCGACCTTGACCACTGTCTCAACCCGCTCACGGGCCGCCTGGCGCCGTGGGCAGCAGCCATTGTGCGCGACGCGGGCACCACCTACGTAGAGGTGTCCCCGTCCGGCGACGGACTGCACATCTGGGGCCGCGCGGACGTCCGACAGGGACGCCGCATCCGACGCCCCGACGGTACGGCCGTGGAGATCTACGGGACCGGCCGGTACATCGCAATGACGGGACGCCGACATGGCTCTTCCCCGTCGATCCTCGCGGACCTTTCCGCGGTGGTGACCAAGCTGACGGCGTAG
- a CDS encoding phage terminase small subunit, producing MAGRGPAPKDPTKRRRRNAADPETVITADDEIRGPELPDGVLGADKDGNDYEWHPMTVAWWQTWRESPQASTFTATDWAFLLDTALMHTSMWSKGQWTLAAEVRLRAAKFGATPEDRARLKLKVDDPVSAPQRPVQAPQNVSDINSRRARLTG from the coding sequence ATGGCCGGCCGTGGACCCGCCCCAAAGGACCCAACCAAGCGACGCCGGCGCAACGCCGCAGACCCGGAGACGGTCATCACCGCCGACGACGAGATTCGCGGCCCTGAGCTGCCGGACGGCGTCCTAGGCGCCGACAAGGACGGTAACGACTACGAGTGGCATCCCATGACCGTCGCTTGGTGGCAGACCTGGCGTGAGTCACCGCAGGCATCCACGTTCACCGCCACCGACTGGGCTTTCCTCTTGGACACGGCACTCATGCACACCTCAATGTGGTCCAAGGGTCAGTGGACGCTTGCCGCCGAAGTGCGCCTGAGAGCCGCCAAGTTCGGCGCTACGCCGGAGGACAGGGCCCGTCTGAAGCTCAAGGTCGACGACCCCGTGAGCGCCCCGCAGAGGCCCGTACAGGCTCCTCAGAACGTCTCTGACATCAACTCACGACGAGCGAGGCTGACCGGCTAA
- a CDS encoding terminase — protein sequence MPHVTVRAPGHDRSRSLGWLAVAWMEYFVVHGPGDVQGMPVSHGDEYTGFVVDCYALGEGGKDDGRMMYDSAFFSRPKGCDKSGLGARLGLFEALGPCRFYGWAEGGEVYEDPWGLGFRYTYEAGEPMGRPVTVPYLRIMATEEGQTGNVYDTIHFNLTDDAARLSHVPNVDPGLTKINLPDGGEITPSTASSSSKDGGKETWVCFDETHLYNTPELRRMYATVTRNLRKRKKIAQTWYLETTTMFAPGQDSVAERTYEEAEAIREGRKKRGRARLMYDHRYGVVKDLKDEQQLRAALRDAYGDAMEWIDEDTLVDDFYDLRNDSADGKRYFLNSRTSSSDAWMDPDAWELCRRPEQIDAGELVTLGFDGSINDDATALVACRVSDGHLQLLGCWEKPEGPEGEGWQVDRESVDSAVARAFDRYEVAGFYCDPPKWQDYVDKWTAEHGEGLQISATQARPLEWWTTRPTAMEHALDRFVEAVDDKALSYAGTDKADDEEPYSKLGATLTRHVLNAKRRPMGRNHIGIGKEHPKSPKKIDAAMSATLAYECRADAVAAGITKRKKRTGRLRAF from the coding sequence ATGCCGCACGTCACGGTACGCGCCCCCGGACACGACCGCTCCCGCTCTCTGGGCTGGCTCGCGGTCGCGTGGATGGAGTACTTCGTTGTTCATGGCCCTGGCGACGTCCAGGGCATGCCGGTCTCCCACGGCGACGAGTACACAGGCTTTGTCGTCGACTGCTACGCACTGGGCGAGGGCGGTAAAGACGACGGCCGCATGATGTACGACAGTGCCTTCTTCTCCCGCCCGAAGGGCTGCGACAAGAGCGGACTGGGCGCGCGGCTCGGCCTCTTCGAGGCTCTCGGACCGTGCCGGTTCTACGGTTGGGCAGAGGGCGGGGAGGTCTACGAGGACCCGTGGGGTTTGGGCTTCCGCTACACCTACGAGGCCGGCGAGCCGATGGGCCGCCCGGTCACCGTGCCGTACCTCCGGATCATGGCCACTGAGGAGGGCCAGACCGGAAATGTGTACGACACGATTCATTTCAACCTGACCGACGACGCCGCGCGGCTGAGCCACGTTCCGAACGTTGACCCGGGCTTGACGAAGATCAACCTTCCTGACGGCGGAGAGATCACGCCGTCAACCGCCTCCAGCTCCTCGAAGGACGGCGGCAAGGAGACGTGGGTCTGCTTCGATGAGACTCACCTCTACAACACCCCCGAACTCCGCCGCATGTACGCCACGGTGACGCGTAACCTCCGCAAGCGGAAGAAGATCGCTCAGACGTGGTACCTCGAAACGACCACGATGTTCGCCCCCGGGCAGGACTCCGTCGCAGAGCGTACGTACGAAGAGGCTGAAGCGATCCGCGAGGGGCGCAAGAAGCGTGGCCGCGCGAGGTTGATGTACGACCACCGTTACGGCGTCGTCAAGGATCTGAAGGATGAGCAGCAGCTCCGCGCGGCCCTCCGCGACGCATATGGCGACGCCATGGAGTGGATCGACGAAGACACGCTGGTCGATGATTTCTACGACCTCCGTAACGACTCCGCGGACGGTAAGCGGTACTTCCTGAACTCCCGGACGTCCTCCTCCGATGCGTGGATGGATCCGGACGCTTGGGAGCTATGCCGCCGCCCGGAGCAGATCGACGCTGGCGAACTAGTGACCCTCGGCTTCGACGGCTCCATCAACGACGACGCAACCGCGCTTGTCGCGTGCCGCGTATCTGACGGCCACCTGCAATTGCTCGGCTGCTGGGAGAAGCCGGAAGGCCCCGAGGGCGAAGGCTGGCAAGTCGACCGTGAATCGGTGGACAGCGCCGTTGCGCGCGCCTTCGACCGCTACGAGGTCGCGGGTTTCTACTGTGACCCGCCCAAGTGGCAGGACTACGTGGATAAGTGGACCGCGGAGCATGGCGAAGGGCTCCAGATCAGCGCCACACAGGCTCGCCCGCTGGAGTGGTGGACGACGCGCCCGACGGCCATGGAACACGCCCTGGACCGCTTCGTGGAGGCCGTCGACGACAAGGCACTCTCCTACGCCGGCACCGACAAGGCGGACGACGAAGAGCCCTACTCGAAGTTGGGTGCCACGCTCACCCGCCACGTGCTGAACGCCAAGCGGCGCCCGATGGGCCGCAACCACATCGGCATTGGCAAGGAACACCCCAAGTCACCGAAGAAGATCGACGCCGCCATGAGCGCCACGCTCGCCTACGAGTGCCGCGCGGACGCCGTCGCAGCAGGAATCACCAAGCGTAAGAAGCGGACTGGCCGCCTTCGCGCATTCTGA
- a CDS encoding phage portal protein: protein MPIDATQVESPGWWLKRLGKKLLDERDDSRPDCNGEITPGLDTLKRYAEGRAPLPHVPGVDPAEVAAWMKDARTNWTSLVIDSPTERMGVDGFRFGAAKGGKSAKTADDDANRIWQENQMDADSDLVHYGALSQRRAFVLVEKGDDGRPVLTHETPYQVAVEYEPGNRRKIRAGLKLRRDDWTGGTVATLWTPDMNYGFTAKTANPAFYDSTATLRQWDALSLPTLTDGQWTNELRAVPLVPFVNRRNRSLDGFAEHEDVLSIQNRINLSLINLIAAMKYGAFRQRYAAGLEVDEDPITGAAIQPFQLDIRKLWTVDSPDVKFGEFAATDLVPYVRAVEAAVQDLAAISRTPPHYLIGAVVNVSGDALKAAETGLISKVRDRQRTFGDSWESVMRLAFKVTGDEDKATSFDAETLWRDPESRTISELADAAVKKASAGVPWRQRMEDMGYTPSQIDRMEIDRAADALNAAPAEDPQPASLQAKREAKQPTDKPVIGREDVPDAA, encoded by the coding sequence GTGCCTATCGATGCCACGCAGGTGGAGTCTCCCGGATGGTGGCTCAAGCGACTCGGGAAGAAACTGCTGGACGAGCGCGACGACTCCCGTCCGGACTGCAACGGAGAGATCACTCCGGGCCTGGACACCCTGAAGCGCTACGCCGAAGGGCGCGCGCCTCTGCCGCACGTACCCGGAGTCGACCCGGCAGAAGTTGCCGCGTGGATGAAGGACGCTCGCACCAACTGGACGAGCCTCGTCATTGACTCCCCGACGGAGCGCATGGGCGTCGACGGCTTCCGTTTCGGAGCTGCGAAGGGCGGCAAGTCCGCCAAGACCGCGGACGACGACGCAAACCGCATCTGGCAGGAAAACCAGATGGACGCGGACAGCGATCTCGTCCACTACGGCGCCCTGTCGCAGCGACGCGCCTTCGTCCTTGTCGAGAAGGGCGACGACGGCCGGCCCGTGCTGACCCATGAGACGCCCTACCAAGTGGCCGTGGAGTACGAGCCCGGCAACCGTCGCAAGATCCGCGCGGGGCTGAAGCTCCGGCGCGACGATTGGACTGGCGGGACGGTGGCCACCCTGTGGACTCCCGACATGAACTACGGCTTCACCGCCAAGACTGCCAACCCCGCCTTCTACGACAGCACGGCAACGCTGCGGCAGTGGGATGCGCTCTCGCTGCCCACCCTCACTGACGGACAGTGGACGAACGAGCTGAGAGCCGTCCCCCTCGTCCCGTTCGTCAACCGCCGGAACCGCTCCCTGGACGGCTTCGCGGAGCACGAGGACGTGCTTTCGATTCAGAACCGGATCAACCTTTCGCTGATCAATTTGATTGCCGCGATGAAATACGGTGCTTTCCGCCAGCGGTACGCCGCCGGCCTGGAGGTCGATGAGGACCCGATCACGGGTGCTGCGATCCAGCCGTTCCAGCTGGACATCCGGAAGCTCTGGACCGTCGACAGTCCCGACGTGAAGTTCGGGGAGTTTGCCGCAACGGACCTCGTCCCATACGTGCGTGCCGTGGAGGCTGCAGTCCAAGACCTGGCCGCCATCAGCCGCACGCCTCCTCACTACCTGATCGGCGCCGTAGTCAACGTCTCCGGCGACGCTCTGAAGGCCGCGGAAACCGGACTGATCAGCAAAGTCCGCGACCGTCAGCGCACGTTCGGCGACAGCTGGGAGAGCGTCATGCGCCTGGCCTTCAAGGTCACTGGCGACGAGGACAAGGCAACGTCGTTCGACGCTGAGACCCTCTGGCGTGACCCTGAGTCCCGCACGATCTCTGAGCTTGCCGACGCAGCCGTGAAGAAGGCCAGTGCCGGCGTCCCGTGGCGTCAGCGCATGGAGGATATGGGCTACACACCATCGCAGATCGACCGCATGGAGATCGACCGCGCGGCCGACGCTCTGAACGCCGCACCCGCGGAAGACCCGCAGCCGGCGTCCCTCCAGGCCAAGCGCGAGGCCAAGCAGCCCACGGACAAGCCCGTGATCGGACGTGAAGATGTCCCTGACGCGGCTTGA
- a CDS encoding head decoration protein produces the protein MNLGLITESFSQDRRDWLAGAHGTDIAPSVTLDVSKFTSGTHYPDGYIKSGIPLGKITTGGKYGPYDDAASDGRQTCVGFLYTGVEVVTKRGQVLTSAVASMLVHCAVKESKLPVAVDTAGKTDLGARVIFV, from the coding sequence ATGAATCTCGGACTCATCACTGAGAGCTTCTCTCAGGACCGGCGTGACTGGCTGGCGGGTGCGCACGGTACGGACATCGCTCCGTCCGTGACGCTGGACGTCAGCAAGTTCACCTCCGGCACCCACTACCCGGACGGCTACATCAAGAGCGGCATCCCACTGGGCAAGATCACGACCGGCGGGAAGTACGGCCCCTACGACGACGCTGCGAGCGACGGACGTCAGACCTGCGTCGGGTTTCTCTACACGGGCGTGGAGGTCGTGACCAAGCGCGGCCAGGTGCTCACGTCTGCTGTCGCATCCATGCTCGTCCACTGCGCGGTCAAGGAGTCCAAGCTCCCCGTCGCTGTCGACACCGCCGGCAAGACCGACCTTGGCGCTCGCGTCATCTTCGTCTGA
- a CDS encoding major capsid protein, which produces MQLIDEFATPAELTGYARAALADRDENQLTLDRWLPNRTINDLSYRFTRGGGGLTEAAVFRAYDASADVGVRPGGARVSGELPPISRKIPVGEYERIKRRNVDTQNAEIRDAMLDDGVRLARQIEARMELARGEALFNGSVNLNENGVQAGVDFGRNAAHSVTASTPWSTFGSADAYGDLTTWLDTYNATNGQLPAYTLMSRTAYNWLRRNTGLTKLANSLNPPTVLTRDALNTVLGDYDIPPVLIYDAQVSVNGVATRVTPVDKILFLPAQGDALGQTLWGVPVEADDARYGLAGDAAGVAVGAYKTEDPQTVWTRATAIALPVVAAPDLTFVADVL; this is translated from the coding sequence ATGCAGCTCATTGACGAGTTCGCGACCCCGGCGGAGCTGACCGGGTACGCCCGTGCGGCCCTGGCCGACCGTGACGAGAATCAGCTCACGCTGGACCGCTGGCTCCCGAACCGGACCATCAACGATCTCTCCTACCGCTTCACGCGCGGTGGCGGCGGTCTGACCGAGGCTGCGGTGTTCCGCGCCTACGACGCGTCGGCCGACGTCGGCGTCCGTCCCGGTGGCGCGCGAGTGTCCGGCGAACTGCCGCCCATCTCGCGGAAGATCCCTGTCGGCGAGTACGAGCGCATCAAGCGCCGGAACGTCGACACCCAGAACGCTGAGATCCGTGACGCCATGCTGGACGACGGCGTGCGACTCGCCCGTCAGATCGAAGCCCGTATGGAGCTGGCGCGCGGTGAGGCCCTCTTCAACGGCAGCGTCAACCTGAACGAGAACGGCGTACAGGCCGGCGTCGACTTCGGTCGAAACGCTGCGCACTCCGTCACGGCGTCGACCCCGTGGAGCACCTTCGGTTCGGCGGACGCCTATGGCGACCTGACCACCTGGCTGGACACGTACAACGCCACGAACGGTCAGCTCCCCGCGTACACCCTGATGTCTCGCACCGCCTACAACTGGCTGCGCCGGAACACCGGGCTGACGAAGCTCGCGAACTCGCTGAACCCGCCCACCGTGCTGACGCGCGATGCGCTGAACACCGTGCTCGGCGACTACGACATCCCGCCCGTGCTCATCTACGACGCGCAGGTGTCCGTGAACGGCGTGGCGACGCGAGTCACCCCCGTGGACAAGATCCTATTCCTGCCGGCGCAGGGTGACGCGCTGGGACAGACCCTGTGGGGCGTCCCCGTGGAGGCGGACGACGCGCGATACGGCCTGGCTGGCGACGCTGCCGGCGTGGCTGTCGGCGCATACAAGACGGAGGACCCCCAGACCGTGTGGACCCGTGCGACCGCCATCGCTCTCCCTGTCGTGGCGGCTCCCGACCTCACGTTCGTCGCCGACGTCCTCTGA